The Juglans regia cultivar Chandler chromosome 6, Walnut 2.0, whole genome shotgun sequence genome contains the following window.
CTGGTCCGGGAGGATCTGGGGCCGAACCGGGTGCCACTTCGATGCCTCCGGCAATGGAAAATGCCAAACCGGCGACTGCGGCTCGCTGAAGTGCTCCCTCAGTGGCCAGCCACCCGCCACGTTAGCCGAATTTACCATCGCGTCGAGTCCCTCTGGCATGGATTTCTACGACGTCAGCTTGGTCGACGGGTACAACGTCGGCATGAGCGTCAACGCGACCGGCGGAACCGGTGATTGTCAGTACGCAGGATGTGTCGCCGACTTGAACAGGCACTGCCCTCCCGAGTTGCAGGTGGTCTCCGACTCAGGCTCGGTTGTCGCATGCAAGAGTGCGTGCGCGGCTTTCAACACGGCCGAGTTCTGTTGCACCGGCGGATACTCGACGCCGCAGACTTGCTTGCCGACGCGGTACTCGGAGATATTCAAGAATTCTTGTCCGACGGCATACAGTTACGCCTACGATGATGCTTCAAGCATTCGCACTTGTTCCGGATCGGATTACTTGCTCACGTTTTGCCCAACGTCGTGAGCATTTGCACGTTTTGCCCAACAAAATTGCTTATACATAATTTACAGTTTAATTATAATCTTATACAATGAAATGATGTTAGTTGATTTGGTGAAAAGGAAATGACTTAATATGAATCAGTGCACGTT
Protein-coding sequences here:
- the LOC109002464 gene encoding pathogenesis-related thaumatin-like protein 3.5, translated to MAISSKLFHLLLLSSLGTLASATVFTVQNQCPYTVWPGFLSGNGLNLGDGGFSLAPSKSVQLTSPPGWSGRIWGRTGCHFDASGNGKCQTGDCGSLKCSLSGQPPATLAEFTIASSPSGMDFYDVSLVDGYNVGMSVNATGGTGDCQYAGCVADLNRHCPPELQVVSDSGSVVACKSACAAFNTAEFCCTGGYSTPQTCLPTRYSEIFKNSCPTAYSYAYDDASSIRTCSGSDYLLTFCPTS